A region of Chitinophaga horti DNA encodes the following proteins:
- a CDS encoding discoidin domain-containing protein, giving the protein MKINKWIMLMGGVALLAGCKEEYDLPDQPLSQYINVYMPQAVNNPVSKTLGIADTAQTIVFGACYGGQDYPTGNVAVKFKLSPELIDSFNTANGTSYEMLPAIGYDLSGLEATIPAGKVNTEPMKISVRTTGSNAIKALRTYVLPLSIESAGLKINPTLRTTFYVIQALPKLEDYPDYDRSLWSIAGFSSEEANGEGAGNGQAINTIDDDKNTFWHSQWQGASPAAPHHIIYDMGETKEVHGISFLGRQNNGSGKPSSVTVETSLDNVTWEVAGTMALENNQNLQRKFLAEFKQARYIKVTINAAFSASFSSMAELWAF; this is encoded by the coding sequence ATGAAAATAAATAAATGGATCATGTTGATGGGCGGCGTTGCATTACTCGCCGGCTGTAAAGAGGAGTACGACCTGCCCGATCAGCCCTTGTCCCAATACATCAACGTATACATGCCGCAAGCCGTAAATAACCCGGTAAGCAAAACACTGGGCATAGCGGATACTGCCCAAACAATCGTATTCGGTGCCTGTTATGGCGGCCAGGATTATCCAACGGGCAATGTTGCCGTAAAGTTCAAACTCAGTCCCGAACTGATCGACAGCTTTAATACCGCCAACGGCACCAGCTACGAAATGCTGCCTGCCATCGGGTATGACCTCAGCGGGCTGGAAGCCACTATTCCCGCAGGAAAAGTAAACACCGAGCCGATGAAGATCAGCGTACGCACCACCGGCAGCAATGCGATCAAAGCATTGCGTACCTACGTGCTGCCGCTCAGCATCGAATCGGCCGGACTGAAGATCAATCCCACACTGCGTACCACGTTTTACGTGATACAGGCGCTGCCGAAGCTGGAAGATTATCCGGACTATGACCGCAGCCTGTGGAGCATCGCTGGTTTCTCTTCGGAAGAAGCAAATGGCGAAGGTGCCGGTAACGGCCAGGCGATCAACACGATCGATGATGATAAAAACACCTTCTGGCACTCGCAGTGGCAGGGCGCTTCGCCCGCTGCACCACACCACATCATTTACGATATGGGCGAAACCAAGGAAGTGCATGGTATTTCCTTTCTCGGAAGGCAGAACAACGGTAGCGGTAAACCTTCGTCCGTGACGGTGGAAACCAGTTTGGACAATGTTACCTGGGAGGTTGCCGGCACCATGGCGCTGGAGAATAACCAGAACCTGCAACGTAAGTTCCTGGCGGAGTTTAAACAGGCCCGCTATATTAAAGTAACGATCAACGCCGCCTTCAGCGCCTCTTTTTCAAGCATGGCGGAATTATGGGCATTTTAA
- a CDS encoding RagB/SusD family nutrient uptake outer membrane protein, with translation MKKALIISSFAAALAFGGCKDYLDQVPNDRITIEEVFKKKEGTEQYLANVYSYVPDLSKIWDGFPWVANSDELEVSWVQYPTYRLGLGNLNAGTVLFDTWGMYYRAIRSATYFINNVDGNTEILALNGQELIDQYKAEARFLRAYYYTLLMQQFGPVVLLGETELPADAPADAMQTDRSPYDSCVNYVVSELDKAAAVLPLLPSRNGQVSDLEYGRATKGMALAVKARLLLYAASPQYNGNTDYANFKTKDGKQFIAQQFDREKWRKAAEAAKDVIDLGIYSLYQDPGGNVALSLQDVYFKAWNSEQIFVRKSNDLSNFDVHAMPRSAGGWSGLAPTQEIVDAYFMNDGLSIQESPNYSESGFTTVNGVQVSNMYINREPRFYAHITYNNSRFQGGNMQAAGTVTFFKSGPNGRDGHATDYSKTGYLIRKNVGPLTNVGSGGTGQRQNRPLAIIRLAEVYLNYVEALNEYDPTNSDIVTYLNLIRKRAGVPMYGEGPNALPVPASPDAMRAKIRAERRVELAFESHRWFDIRRWKIVASVMGDLHGMDINQNGNDFYKRVVATRRVFRNEFYWFPISQYEMDRGRQLTQNPGW, from the coding sequence ATGAAAAAAGCGCTTATTATATCATCGTTTGCGGCGGCCCTGGCATTTGGAGGCTGTAAAGACTACCTGGACCAGGTTCCCAACGACCGCATCACCATAGAAGAAGTTTTTAAAAAGAAAGAAGGCACAGAACAATACCTGGCCAATGTATACAGTTACGTACCCGACCTTTCCAAAATCTGGGATGGCTTCCCCTGGGTGGCTAACAGCGACGAGCTGGAAGTAAGCTGGGTGCAATATCCTACCTACAGGCTCGGCCTCGGAAACCTCAATGCCGGCACGGTATTGTTCGATACCTGGGGCATGTACTACCGTGCGATCCGCTCTGCTACTTATTTCATCAATAACGTAGACGGTAATACGGAAATACTCGCACTCAACGGGCAGGAACTGATCGATCAGTATAAGGCCGAAGCCCGCTTCCTGCGCGCGTATTACTACACTTTGCTGATGCAGCAGTTCGGGCCGGTCGTATTGCTCGGCGAAACAGAACTGCCTGCAGATGCGCCCGCGGATGCGATGCAGACAGACAGGAGCCCGTACGACAGCTGCGTGAACTACGTGGTGTCTGAACTCGACAAAGCTGCGGCTGTATTGCCTTTATTGCCCTCCCGCAACGGGCAGGTGAGCGACCTGGAATATGGTCGTGCCACCAAAGGTATGGCCCTCGCCGTAAAGGCGCGTTTGCTGCTGTATGCCGCCAGTCCGCAATACAACGGTAATACCGATTACGCGAACTTTAAAACCAAAGACGGGAAACAGTTTATTGCACAGCAGTTCGATCGCGAAAAGTGGCGTAAGGCAGCCGAAGCCGCTAAAGATGTAATCGACCTGGGTATATACAGCCTGTACCAGGACCCAGGGGGTAACGTGGCATTGTCCCTGCAGGATGTATATTTCAAAGCCTGGAACAGCGAGCAGATTTTCGTACGTAAATCGAATGACCTCAGCAACTTCGACGTACATGCAATGCCGCGTTCCGCCGGTGGCTGGAGTGGTTTGGCACCTACACAGGAAATAGTAGATGCGTACTTCATGAACGATGGTTTAAGCATCCAGGAGTCGCCTAACTACAGCGAATCCGGTTTCACCACGGTGAACGGGGTACAGGTATCCAACATGTACATCAACCGCGAGCCGCGTTTTTATGCGCATATCACGTATAACAACAGCCGTTTCCAGGGTGGTAACATGCAGGCCGCCGGTACGGTTACATTCTTCAAATCCGGCCCGAACGGGAGAGACGGTCACGCCACCGATTATTCCAAAACCGGTTACCTGATCCGCAAGAACGTAGGACCGTTAACGAACGTTGGCTCCGGTGGTACCGGTCAGCGGCAGAACCGTCCGCTGGCCATCATCCGCCTTGCAGAAGTGTACCTGAACTATGTGGAAGCGTTGAATGAATACGATCCGACTAATTCAGATATCGTTACTTACCTTAACCTGATCCGCAAACGGGCAGGGGTGCCCATGTATGGCGAAGGTCCGAATGCCTTGCCGGTACCCGCTTCGCCAGACGCCATGCGTGCAAAGATCCGCGCAGAACGCCGCGTAGAGCTGGCCTTCGAAAGCCACCGCTGGTTCGACATCCGCCGCTGGAAAATTGTAGCCTCCGTAATGGGTGACCTGCACGGGATGGACATCAACCAGAACGGGAACGATTTCTATAAAAGGGTAGTGGCCACCAGGCGGGTGTTCCGCAATGAATTTTACTGGTTCCCTATCAGCCAGTATGAAATGGACCGCGGCCGCCAGCTCACACAAAACCCCGGATGGTAA
- a CDS encoding TonB-dependent receptor, with protein sequence MSNKRSNLHRYLLRLKLVSAMLLLSLLQVSARAFSQPVTLHVKNASLEEVFRKLHDQYKLDFVYDVKMLGSARKVSVAVTNESLKSVLDKCFDQQPLTYELFDNTVVVKALSNAAPRQSKSFTVSGKVADSKGGELPGVSIQLKGTTTATVTNEKGLYTLRLPEDTGTLVFSFMGFITQEVPVLKRAQINVTLQDRSTDLNDVVIVGYGQQKKISMIGAQSTIRAEELKQPVANLTNLIAGRVAGMIGVQRSGEPGHDNAEIYIRGISTFTNSSPLVLVDGIERSFSNVDPEDIASFSILKDASATAVYGVRGANGVILITTKQGKPGRVLINAQYDQGITQFTKVPEFADGITYMQMANEASRNSFPTQSVPYSEEMIKRTQDQSDPDLYPNVDWIGTLFAKSGQNRRARVNANGGSDKAKYYLSVGYYDEDGLYNRDQLAGYDNDLKFTRYNFTANLNLDITKTTKVDFGASGWISDGNYPGKTSSAIWSAAYNLPPIAVPVKYSNGLHSQLRTIDVTNPYNDLTQTGYVSEFRSQLWSNIRISQDLGFWLKGLSATAMYSFDNYNSHTINRTKSVEGYLATGRDADGNLMFDRTAVGDSYLGYSRSNGGNRQYYTEASINYVNKFGNHAVSGMLLYNQSDKEDAFAGDFIYSLPYRYMGLAGRATYGYADRYLAEVNFGYNGSETFAPGKRFGFFPSYGLGWVVSEEQFFEPVKKIFQFMKFRYSYGLVGNSNIGGRRFAYIGTVGTGNGGYSYGANGMDNNISGTDIGDYAVDVTWEEAEKSNLGIEMRFWDNNISLVADLFREKRTGIFMQRGDVPNYAGIRILPWANLGEVHNRGVDATLEVNKKIGNDFTLGFRGNVTWNRAMVVDDAKAPWPYPWQQNIGRKMGQRFGYTALGLFRSQEEIDNAAYQTGTNRPGDIRYKDLNGDGKIDSYDQGPIGYGSMPEIVYGFGPNISWKGWSLAGWFKGISNVDIQLSGDGFQPFSRGGNRGNLMSKITDRWTPENNAARPFYPRLTYGADNMNYAGSNWWTKNGAFLRLQTLQLSYNFRENWMRHLGMSDLNMYFIGYNLMTVSQFDLWDVELGDGRGASYPLTKTFNFGIKCTFK encoded by the coding sequence ATGAGTAACAAAAGATCGAACCTCCACAGGTATCTGCTGCGGCTAAAGCTGGTGTCGGCTATGCTGCTGCTATCGCTGTTGCAGGTAAGCGCCCGCGCCTTTTCACAGCCGGTGACCCTCCATGTTAAGAATGCTTCGCTCGAAGAGGTGTTCAGGAAACTACACGACCAGTACAAACTGGATTTTGTGTATGACGTTAAAATGCTGGGTAGCGCCCGCAAAGTAAGCGTCGCCGTTACCAACGAATCGTTAAAGTCTGTGCTCGACAAATGTTTCGACCAGCAACCGCTTACCTACGAATTGTTCGACAATACGGTGGTGGTAAAAGCGCTTAGTAATGCCGCGCCCAGGCAATCGAAATCTTTTACGGTTTCCGGGAAAGTAGCCGACAGCAAAGGCGGCGAGTTACCCGGTGTAAGCATCCAGCTGAAAGGCACGACTACGGCTACTGTCACGAACGAAAAAGGTTTGTACACCCTGCGCCTGCCGGAAGATACGGGCACACTGGTGTTCAGCTTCATGGGGTTTATTACGCAGGAAGTGCCGGTGTTAAAAAGAGCGCAGATCAACGTAACGCTGCAGGACCGCTCCACCGATCTGAATGATGTGGTGATCGTAGGGTACGGTCAGCAAAAGAAGATCAGCATGATCGGTGCACAAAGCACGATCCGTGCAGAGGAACTGAAGCAACCTGTTGCCAACCTCACCAACCTGATCGCGGGCCGCGTAGCCGGTATGATCGGTGTACAACGCAGCGGCGAGCCAGGTCATGACAATGCCGAAATCTATATCCGTGGTATTTCCACGTTCACCAATAGTTCACCCCTGGTACTGGTGGATGGTATCGAAAGAAGTTTCTCTAACGTAGACCCGGAAGATATCGCCAGCTTCAGCATCCTAAAAGATGCTTCTGCAACGGCGGTTTACGGTGTGCGTGGCGCAAACGGGGTGATCCTCATCACTACTAAACAGGGTAAGCCGGGCCGTGTGCTGATCAATGCACAATACGACCAGGGCATCACGCAGTTTACAAAGGTGCCTGAGTTTGCAGATGGTATCACTTATATGCAAATGGCCAACGAAGCTTCCCGTAACTCTTTTCCTACGCAGAGTGTTCCTTATTCAGAGGAGATGATTAAAAGAACGCAGGATCAGTCTGACCCTGATCTGTATCCTAACGTTGACTGGATCGGTACGTTGTTCGCAAAAAGTGGGCAAAACCGCCGGGCACGTGTAAACGCAAACGGTGGGTCGGACAAAGCGAAGTACTATCTCTCCGTAGGTTATTATGATGAAGATGGTTTGTACAACCGCGACCAGCTGGCAGGTTACGATAATGACCTCAAGTTTACCCGCTATAACTTTACCGCCAACCTGAACCTGGACATTACCAAAACGACCAAGGTGGATTTCGGTGCATCGGGCTGGATCAGCGATGGTAATTATCCCGGGAAAACATCTTCCGCAATCTGGTCGGCCGCCTACAACCTGCCGCCCATCGCCGTTCCGGTTAAGTATAGCAATGGACTCCATTCACAACTCAGAACGATCGACGTAACAAACCCTTACAACGATCTCACGCAAACAGGTTATGTGAGTGAGTTCAGAAGCCAGTTGTGGAGCAATATCCGTATCTCCCAGGATCTCGGCTTCTGGTTAAAAGGTTTGTCGGCCACGGCCATGTATAGCTTCGATAACTATAACAGCCATACGATCAACCGTACCAAAAGCGTAGAAGGCTACCTGGCTACCGGCCGCGATGCGGATGGTAATCTCATGTTCGACAGAACGGCGGTTGGGGACAGCTATCTTGGTTATTCCCGCAGCAACGGGGGTAACAGGCAGTATTATACAGAAGCCTCGATCAATTATGTAAACAAGTTCGGTAACCATGCTGTATCAGGTATGTTGCTGTATAACCAGTCGGATAAGGAAGATGCGTTTGCAGGCGACTTTATCTACTCGCTTCCATACCGTTACATGGGTTTGGCAGGAAGGGCTACTTACGGCTATGCAGACCGCTACCTGGCGGAGGTGAACTTCGGTTATAACGGCTCCGAAACCTTTGCCCCGGGTAAACGTTTTGGTTTCTTCCCTTCTTATGGTTTAGGCTGGGTGGTATCGGAAGAGCAGTTCTTCGAACCGGTGAAAAAGATCTTCCAGTTCATGAAGTTCCGTTACTCTTACGGCCTGGTAGGTAACAGTAACATCGGTGGCCGCCGCTTTGCGTACATCGGTACGGTGGGTACGGGTAACGGTGGTTATTCCTACGGCGCCAATGGCATGGACAATAACATCAGCGGTACCGACATTGGCGACTATGCGGTGGATGTAACCTGGGAAGAAGCAGAGAAATCGAACCTCGGTATAGAGATGCGTTTCTGGGATAACAACATTTCCCTCGTAGCAGACCTGTTCCGCGAGAAACGTACCGGCATTTTCATGCAACGTGGCGATGTGCCTAACTATGCAGGTATCCGCATCCTGCCATGGGCAAACCTCGGTGAGGTGCATAACCGCGGCGTGGACGCAACGCTGGAAGTAAACAAGAAAATTGGCAATGACTTCACCCTGGGCTTCCGTGGTAACGTTACCTGGAACCGTGCCATGGTGGTAGATGATGCGAAAGCTCCCTGGCCTTATCCATGGCAGCAGAACATCGGCCGCAAAATGGGCCAGCGTTTTGGTTACACCGCGCTCGGATTGTTCCGTTCACAGGAAGAGATTGATAACGCCGCCTATCAGACCGGTACAAACCGTCCGGGCGACATCCGTTATAAAGACCTGAACGGTGATGGTAAGATCGATAGCTATGACCAGGGGCCGATCGGTTATGGCAGCATGCCGGAAATCGTATACGGCTTCGGTCCGAACATCAGCTGGAAAGGCTGGTCACTGGCTGGTTGGTTCAAAGGCATCAGCAACGTAGATATCCAGCTGAGTGGCGATGGCTTCCAGCCGTTTAGCCGTGGCGGTAACCGTGGTAACCTGATGTCGAAGATCACCGACCGCTGGACGCCGGAAAATAATGCCGCCCGTCCGTTTTATCCTAGACTCACTTACGGTGCAGATAATATGAACTACGCCGGCAGCAACTGGTGGACTAAAAACGGAGCATTCCTGCGTTTGCAGACACTTCAGCTGAGCTACAACTTCCGGGAGAACTGGATGCGCCACCTCGGTATGTCTGACCTGAACATGTACTTCATCGGTTATAACCTGATGACGGTAAGCCAGTTCGACCTCTGGGACGTAGAGCTGGGTGATGGCCGCGGTGCTTCTTATCCGCTTACCAAAACCTTCAACTTCGGTATTAAATGCACCTTCAAATAA
- a CDS encoding FecR family protein: MDQEDLLALIARVEKGTATDEELARYNAWCNAFQADEQPVPDFDRISKNMLEAINQQIGPKRRRVPVYRVAAAAAVLAIAATAAWYWYPRNETITAPQARHQQQQQPAEKVTLVLGDGSRITLDDAKEGELAATSGARVIKLKGDQLAYEAASGAPAKLEYNTLQTPRGEKYRITLPDGSQVWLNASTTLRFPTRFEGKERVVELTGEAYFDIAQNAAQPFKVKSGDMEVQVLGTGFNIMAYPDEPAIRATLLTGAVRLASNEQQVLLKPGQQGIYKSTQTGFKVTSVNTDHVVAWKNGLFVFENEDIATIMRRIARWYDVEVELAPGLEDKRFGATISQQKNIQLVLKALETTGSVHFKIQGKKILVMP, from the coding sequence GTGGACCAGGAAGATTTATTGGCGCTGATAGCGCGTGTGGAAAAAGGTACGGCGACAGACGAAGAGCTGGCGCGTTATAATGCCTGGTGTAATGCCTTCCAGGCGGACGAGCAGCCTGTGCCCGACTTCGATCGCATCAGCAAAAACATGCTGGAAGCGATTAATCAGCAGATTGGTCCTAAACGCCGCCGCGTACCGGTGTACCGCGTAGCTGCCGCCGCCGCGGTGCTGGCGATTGCTGCTACGGCCGCGTGGTATTGGTATCCACGTAATGAAACCATTACTGCACCGCAGGCCCGCCATCAACAACAGCAGCAGCCAGCGGAAAAAGTAACGCTGGTACTGGGCGATGGTAGCCGTATTACGCTGGACGATGCCAAAGAAGGCGAACTCGCCGCCACTTCCGGTGCCAGGGTGATCAAACTGAAAGGCGACCAGCTAGCCTACGAAGCGGCCAGCGGCGCACCGGCGAAGTTGGAATACAATACGCTGCAAACACCACGCGGCGAAAAGTACCGCATCACACTGCCGGACGGCTCACAGGTATGGCTCAACGCTTCTACCACCTTACGTTTCCCTACACGGTTTGAAGGGAAGGAGCGCGTAGTGGAACTCACGGGTGAAGCTTATTTCGACATCGCACAAAATGCGGCACAGCCGTTTAAAGTGAAATCGGGCGATATGGAAGTGCAGGTGTTGGGCACCGGCTTCAATATCATGGCTTACCCCGACGAACCTGCCATCCGCGCCACGTTGCTGACGGGTGCGGTGCGACTGGCGAGCAATGAACAACAGGTGTTATTAAAACCCGGCCAACAGGGCATATATAAGAGTACGCAGACTGGATTTAAAGTTACGAGTGTCAACACGGATCATGTTGTAGCCTGGAAGAACGGCTTATTTGTGTTCGAGAATGAGGATATCGCCACGATTATGCGACGCATTGCCCGCTGGTATGATGTAGAAGTTGAATTAGCACCGGGTTTGGAGGATAAACGATTTGGAGCAACTATTTCACAACAAAAGAATATACAGCTGGTATTAAAAGCGCTTGAGACTACCGGCTCTGTCCACTTTAAAATACAGGGTAAGAAAATACTAGTAATGCCTTAA
- a CDS encoding sigma-70 family RNA polymerase sigma factor, with protein MSTYTAHSDHELILLIRQHNRAAFEQLYHRYAEGLYRYAFNILKDEAECADAIQEIFVWFWANRESLEVSEPGAYLRTAVKYRLTRSIQNSRRRAEILASQAATPEQFTDDSLEVKQLREVISAVVAALPDRSARIFHLSRNEYRSNREIAAELGISEKTVENQMTIVLRKLRIALGKMHFWSTLL; from the coding sequence ATGTCTACTTACACCGCTCATAGCGATCATGAACTCATATTGCTCATCCGGCAGCACAACAGGGCGGCCTTTGAACAATTGTACCACCGTTACGCGGAGGGGTTGTATCGTTATGCGTTCAATATCCTGAAAGACGAGGCGGAATGCGCCGATGCCATCCAGGAGATATTCGTTTGGTTCTGGGCCAACCGCGAAAGCCTGGAGGTCTCCGAACCGGGCGCTTACCTGCGCACTGCGGTCAAGTACCGTCTTACCCGCAGTATTCAAAACAGCCGCCGACGTGCGGAAATCCTTGCCAGCCAGGCCGCAACGCCTGAACAATTTACAGACGACAGTCTCGAAGTAAAACAACTTCGGGAGGTAATAAGTGCCGTGGTGGCAGCCTTACCCGACCGCTCGGCCCGTATCTTTCACCTCAGTCGCAACGAGTACCGCTCCAACCGCGAAATCGCTGCCGAACTGGGGATCAGTGAAAAAACCGTCGAGAACCAGATGACGATCGTATTACGGAAACTACGCATCGCGCTGGGTAAAATGCATTTCTGGTCTACGCTCTTATAA
- a CDS encoding GNAT family N-acetyltransferase: MEIKYRKLGAGDVAVLKKLLNVYERVFETPVAQMPSDDYLQGLLGNPQMAFFIAMDEHDNVLAGMTAHLMPSVYYEAADIYIYDLAVEAAFQRRGLGKRLISELREYGRHLGSRYLFVQADLADEHAIGFYRATGGVREDVVHFDYPL; the protein is encoded by the coding sequence ATGGAAATCAAATACAGGAAGCTGGGTGCCGGCGACGTAGCGGTGCTTAAAAAACTGCTCAACGTCTACGAGCGCGTATTCGAAACGCCTGTCGCTCAAATGCCTTCGGATGATTATTTGCAGGGATTACTGGGCAATCCGCAAATGGCTTTCTTCATCGCCATGGATGAACATGATAACGTGCTGGCTGGCATGACGGCGCACCTCATGCCTTCCGTATACTATGAGGCTGCCGATATTTATATCTATGATCTCGCCGTGGAAGCGGCTTTTCAACGCCGGGGACTCGGCAAACGACTGATCAGCGAACTCAGAGAATATGGCCGCCACCTCGGCAGCAGGTACCTCTTCGTACAGGCCGATCTGGCGGATGAGCATGCTATCGGCTTCTACCGGGCCACGGGCGGAGTACGCGAAGATGTTGTGCATTTCGATTATCCCTTATAG
- a CDS encoding NAD(P)H-dependent oxidoreductase, whose amino-acid sequence MSLLQHLNWRYATKKMNGNIVPQDKLDYILEAARLAPSSSGMQPYRVFVVSDKALQEKIRPIAYDQPQIVEASHLLVFAAWDGYTKERIDGVFAHLAEKRDTDPQMMNDYKERIWSLYEPLGQQWHANHTAKQAYISFGLAIAAAAEQGVDATPMEGFLPAELDALLGLKEQGLTSVLILTLGYRDEPNDWLVNKTKVRTDKEEFVTYV is encoded by the coding sequence ATGAGCTTGTTACAACATCTCAACTGGCGTTATGCCACTAAGAAAATGAACGGAAACATTGTCCCACAGGACAAACTGGACTATATACTGGAAGCTGCGCGTCTCGCACCATCTTCCTCCGGCATGCAGCCTTACCGCGTTTTTGTGGTATCAGATAAAGCGCTGCAGGAAAAGATTCGCCCGATCGCTTATGACCAGCCGCAAATCGTAGAGGCGTCGCACCTGCTGGTATTTGCTGCATGGGATGGCTACACGAAAGAGCGCATCGATGGCGTGTTTGCACACCTGGCGGAAAAGCGCGATACCGACCCGCAGATGATGAACGACTACAAAGAACGCATCTGGAGCCTGTATGAACCGCTCGGCCAGCAATGGCACGCGAACCACACTGCCAAACAGGCTTACATCTCTTTCGGTCTCGCTATCGCAGCGGCCGCCGAGCAAGGCGTAGATGCCACGCCGATGGAAGGCTTTCTGCCTGCTGAACTGGATGCCTTGCTGGGATTGAAGGAGCAGGGGCTTACGAGTGTGCTGATCCTCACCCTGGGCTACCGCGACGAACCGAATGACTGGCTGGTGAATAAGACGAAGGTGCGCACGGATAAAGAGGAGTTTGTAACGTACGTATAG
- a CDS encoding winged helix-turn-helix transcriptional regulator: METKTHKCLLTGECSSAMRAVQDAIHILEGRWKVQIIVSLFFGTKRFKEISRDLPGITDKMLSKELKDLETNKLVKRTVQDSFPPRVDYALTEHGQTLRTVISELSHWGYAHREEIMGKKMAEAV, from the coding sequence ATGGAAACTAAGACGCACAAATGCTTGTTGACAGGAGAATGTTCTTCCGCGATGCGCGCGGTACAGGACGCCATACACATCCTGGAAGGCAGGTGGAAAGTACAGATCATCGTATCCCTCTTCTTCGGCACCAAACGCTTTAAAGAGATTTCCCGCGACCTCCCCGGCATCACCGATAAGATGTTATCCAAAGAATTGAAAGATCTGGAAACCAATAAACTGGTGAAACGTACCGTGCAGGACTCCTTCCCTCCCCGGGTGGATTACGCGCTTACCGAGCACGGACAAACGTTGCGGACGGTGATCTCTGAGTTGAGCCACTGGGGGTATGCACACCGCGAGGAGATTATGGGTAAGAAGATGGCGGAGGCGGTGTAA
- a CDS encoding c-type cytochrome, whose amino-acid sequence MKKVFKVTGIILLVIVLGAIGAGTYVKTALPNVGPAPDINIERTPERIERGRYLAHHVAVCMDCHSTRDWRLFAAPMKEGNMGGGGEAFNQDMGFPGAFYAPNITPFKLDKWTDGEILRAVTTGVNKDGKALFPVMGYHRFGQMDQEDVYSIIAYLRTIPPVSNEVPPSKADFPVNILINTMPAKNNFTTRPDPADKVAYGKYLINATGCVDCHSQTDKGKVVPGTEFGGGMEFKQPAGVLRSPNITFDKATGIGSWSEEAFVQRFKAYADSGFTPVQVKQGELNTPMPWTMYGGMTTADLEAIYAYLATVKPINHQVVRYALNEAAK is encoded by the coding sequence ATGAAAAAAGTTTTTAAGGTCACAGGTATCATCTTGTTAGTGATCGTGCTTGGCGCAATAGGTGCCGGTACGTATGTTAAAACCGCCCTGCCCAATGTTGGCCCCGCACCAGACATCAACATCGAACGCACGCCCGAGCGTATCGAGCGCGGTCGTTACCTCGCGCATCACGTAGCAGTTTGTATGGATTGTCACAGTACCCGCGACTGGCGCCTGTTTGCCGCGCCAATGAAGGAAGGAAATATGGGCGGTGGAGGAGAGGCGTTCAACCAGGACATGGGATTTCCCGGTGCTTTCTATGCACCTAATATCACGCCGTTTAAGCTGGATAAGTGGACAGACGGAGAGATTCTCCGCGCGGTAACGACGGGCGTGAATAAAGACGGCAAAGCGCTCTTCCCCGTGATGGGATATCACCGGTTCGGCCAGATGGACCAGGAAGATGTATACAGCATCATCGCTTACCTGCGCACCATTCCGCCTGTCAGCAATGAAGTGCCGCCTTCCAAAGCGGATTTCCCGGTGAACATCCTCATCAACACGATGCCTGCTAAAAACAATTTCACTACTCGTCCCGATCCTGCTGATAAAGTGGCTTACGGTAAATACCTGATCAATGCTACCGGTTGCGTGGATTGTCACAGCCAGACCGATAAAGGAAAAGTAGTGCCGGGTACGGAGTTTGGCGGCGGTATGGAATTTAAACAACCTGCCGGCGTGCTGCGTTCACCGAACATCACATTTGATAAAGCTACCGGTATTGGCAGCTGGTCTGAAGAAGCATTTGTACAAAGATTCAAAGCGTATGCTGATAGCGGCTTTACGCCCGTGCAAGTAAAACAGGGAGAGCTTAATACTCCCATGCCGTGGACCATGTACGGCGGCATGACGACTGCCGACCTGGAAGCGATTTACGCCTATCTGGCCACCGTGAAGCCTATCAACCACCAGGTGGTAAGATATGCGCTGAACGAAGCAGCTAAATAA
- a CDS encoding DUF4180 domain-containing protein: MNITVTEIGTSRILEVQPGFIFKETGDIMDLVGSAMGHSASKVIILEQQLPPVFFNLRSGVAGEFLQKFVNYRIRVAIVGNFDKFNSKALKDFIFESNKGKQVYFAANMEDARQNWHNK, translated from the coding sequence ATGAACATTACCGTTACAGAAATAGGAACGAGCCGGATACTGGAAGTACAACCCGGATTCATCTTCAAAGAAACTGGCGACATTATGGACCTTGTTGGCAGCGCCATGGGGCATAGCGCCAGCAAAGTGATCATTCTTGAACAACAGCTCCCTCCTGTCTTCTTCAACCTGCGCAGCGGCGTGGCCGGCGAGTTTCTGCAAAAATTCGTGAACTACCGTATCCGGGTAGCGATCGTTGGCAATTTTGATAAGTTTAATAGCAAGGCATTAAAGGATTTTATCTTTGAAAGCAATAAAGGTAAACAGGTGTACTTCGCGGCTAATATGGAAGATGCGCGGCAAAACTGGCACAATAAATAA